Within Chloracidobacterium sp., the genomic segment ATTCGTCGTTCTATTTATCGACCACGATGCGAGATCCGGCACTTTTGTCCGTAATACTCACGGTTATCCTGCTGGCAGGCAGTTCCGTGTACGGACAAAATGCCCCGTGCCCGATCGACAGTCAAACACTGCAATTTGTCGGCAAACCCATCGATCAGGCCCGTTGCCTGCTCCGGCCCAATGGATACGGCGGCGTACTCGGCCAACCGCTCGAGCGTCTGCCGCGTACTTTGGAAAAGGTCATTGGCTCAAAAGTAAAGTTTTCGAGACCTGCATTTTTGAAATACATTGCGGGGCTCAATGTGTCCGAGTCCGCGATCGGCGGCAGCCTTACCGATGAGCTTTCGGGAGCTACGATCCCTGACGGTAGCGTCATTCGCGCCGTCTATTTTATTATTCACGACACATCAACGCCGAATTTGCGTGATGAAGCGTTTCCGGTTGGATTTAATGAAGATCCCGACTGGCGCGGAAATAAACTGGACGTATGGCTTAAAAGCCCTGTCGCTCACGTTTTTGTCAGCCGCGACGGTCGATCGCTTACCGCTACGCCGTTTTCCGAGAGCGTGAAAAAGGGTTGGGGTACAAAGTTTGCCCGCGATTATCTCAAGGCGCCGGCAAAAGGCCTGCAACTCCATATCGAACTTGTCCAACCGCGCCGCCGCGACCCGCGTAGCAAAAATCCGGACAATGACCTCATCGCACCGACGCCCGGATTTTCTGACGCCCAATATGACCGACTCGCTCTTTTGTATGCGACGGCATCATTGCGTCGCGGCACGTGGCTGATACCCGGATTTCACTCGGCGATCGACGCGGGGATCCCGGACGCTCACGACGACCCGCAGAATTTTGAACTCGCCAAGTTCGCGTCATCGCTCGATGCCCTTTTGAGATCATTGGATCGCTTGCGATGAATAATGATATTTCCAAAAGGCTTTTCGACCATCTCCCCATCGCCAACGCAGCGTGGTGGCTAACGCTGATCGCCATCTTTTCGATCGGCTTTATGAAGCCTCTGATATTCGTCTCAAACCAGCGTCTAAGCCCGGTCGATCTCCTGTTTCCACTCACTGCTCTTTTGGTTTTGGCTTCGATGATCGTGGGTCAGATCAGCGTGAAATTCGATCGCTCATATCTGTACTTTGGTGCCTATTTCGGTGCGATGCTGATTTCAAGTATTTTCTCGCTCGACCCCACATTGAGCTTTAAGAAGCTTCTAGGCGAGGCATATTTGATCGGACTTGCCGTGCTGGTTATCGTCCAAACAACGACCGACTCCCGGTTTAGACAGGTTTCTTTAGCCTGGCTCGCAGGGGCGGGCGTTACCGTATTTGTTGCGTTCATTTCGGTCATTTTGTACTACTTCGCTCCCGGCAATTGGCTACTCCAATACACTTTGTACAGCTACGGTTCGGTTCCGGTGATCAATTTTCCGAGAATATCGTCAACGATGGTCTCGGCGAGTATGTTTTGCAACTATCTGACGGTCGGGATCGCGATCGCATTTGTTGCAAACACCAAAGGCTGGATCGGAAAATGGGTGTTTCGGGTCGCCGTGATCTTAATGATCTTAGCGGCGATCTCGACCATATCCATTGGGATTGGTGGCGTCTTTCTAGTTTTGGGAATATGTATCTACACGACATCAAGCATTCCGCGAGCTCGTTTTCGTCGCTATTCGATGTTTGCGGCAGTGATCATCGCGGTTGTGTTCTATCTGTCGAGTTTTGTCGCTCTTAAGCCGCACTCGACGTCGCCATATTCGTTTGATCTGCCGATTATCGGCAACGTCCAACCGTCGCCCCGAACACTCGTCTGGACGGCTGTTTTACAAACGATCGCCGCCGATCCGATCGTCGGCAAAGGGTTGGATCAACCGGTCTGTGCCGTGCGATTTGAGAATACGGACGGATCGTACAGTATGTTGACCGACGCTCATAACATATATCTTAGCGTCGCAGGGCAAAATGGATTTGTTGGGCTGGCAGCCTTGTTGGCATTGATCGCCTTTCTTTGGAGGATCGGTTATCGCTCGGATGATGTCGCAGTGAGACTGCTCTGGGCAGCCTTTGTTTCAGCGTTTATTTACCAAGGATTTATCGGTGCGTACGAAGACGCCCGGCATTTGTGGGTTTTGATAGGTCTGCTGGTCGCCGTTTCAAAGCTCGGCAGCAGCACGCAAGAGAGCCTCGCGCATTGCAGCGGCGTTTGACCAACGCAGTTCCACTTGCTTTGCCAATGCGGTCTCGAAAACCGCAGCGATCTTGATCGGAATGTCGGGAATCCGTTGAGCGATCGGGATGATCGGCTTTTCAAAGATCGCTTTTACGGTCTCTGATATCCCCGCCTTAGGCCCTATGTCCAGGGCGTGAGCTCCGGTCAGAAGGCTGTAAGCCGTCATACCGACAGCGTACAGATCCGACGGCGGCCGAACTTCCTTAAAGTCCCTGACCTGCTCGGGCGGCATATAAGCGATGGTGCCGGCCACATCGCCGACCATCGTCACGCCGCTCATACCGGTTTGCTTATAGCTCTTGGACAAACCAAAATCAGTCAGTTTCGCCTGTGAACTAGGGAATTCTCCCTCGATCAAAATATTCTGTTCCTTGATGTCGCGATGCACAAACCCGAGCGAGTGCGCAAAATCGAGTGCCGCCAGCGTCTGCTCGATGATCTGTACGACTTCCCTATAGCCGAGCTTACCTCCGCGATGTTTGGCGAGGCGTGACGCGTCCATTCCGGCGATAAATTCGGTGACGAGATAGACGATACCGTTATGCGTACCGTGTTCGATGTAGCTGACGATATTTGGGTGAACTAACGACGAGGCTACCTCGATCTCCCGTAAAAATCGTTTGAGCGATTGATCACTGACGGCGACCTCCGGCAAGAGCGTCTTGATCGCGACCGCCTGCCCGTTCTTTTCCGAACGTGCGAGCATAACGCTGCCCATTCCGCCCTGGCCGATCACGCGGATCATCTGATAATGCGGAATTGGCTGCGGATTCTTCTTGAGACGTTCGCGGCAAGCGTCACAAACATACGTGAGTTTGGTTTCAGGGCTCGATGCTTCGACATTGGACGGGGCTCCGCAATTTAGGCACGAGACAGCGACCTCCGAGGGATGTGTCTGATTTCCCATCCGTGCGGCCAATGCGACCTCGGCGGGATCGGCCGAGACTTCCACCTCCAGCACCGTTTCGCCGCCCTGTATGCGGTCACCGCTCCTTAGGTAGGCCGTCTCAACTCGCAGTCCGTTTACAAACGTCCCATTCGTCGAGCCGAGATCCCTTAGAAAGGCCTGCGGCGGTGCGATCTCGATCAGGCAATGGTGGCGCGAAAAGAAACGATCGTGCGGCAGACAGAACTGCGCGTCGTCGCTTCGCCCGATCATAAAGGTATCGTGTTGGTCGAATGTAAAGGATCGTCCGGTTTGCGGCCCCGCGACGACGTTCAGACTCACTCGCATCGGCTAGATTATAAATGATTTGCGGCTAACTGGCTATTATTCCAATAAAGAGAAATACGATCGATGCCAAAAATGCGACTACACCAAGCACCATACCGCCGATGGCGAGTCCGCGGCCGCCGTATCGCGTCGGGTCGTTATCGGCATTCTTCATCCCGAGAAACCCAATGATCGCGGCTGGCAATCCAAGCCAGATGCCGCCGTAGCAACAGACCATTACAAAGCTAAGAATGCCGAGCACGAGCGATATCGTCGGCAGTACCTGATCCTTGGACTGTGAGAATGCCGGTGAATTGTACTGCGGTTGAATATTTGACTGATCCTGCCACAGAACGGGCGGAGGCGACGGCTGCCAATTTGCCGGATTGGTCACCCTCGGATCATTCATCATCACCGTCGGCGGCGAATCGTCGAACGCCCTCGAACGCGTCTGGTCAGTAAGCTGCATAAGCAACTCACCGTCATCCAGACAGAAATTGAGATGCTCATCAACGTACGACTTGTTACACCGGGGGCATTGTTTCATCAGTTTGCCGTTCTACTTGCGAAGTTCGAGGCTGTTGAATCCTACCTTTACTGCATCGCCGGAGTACAGGCCGACCACGCCGCCCTTAAATCCATAAACATTTTTGATCGAATTGACCATTGTGCCGTTGATATAAAGTTCGATCTTGTCCGTCAGGTCGCGCACCTCGAGAGTGTTTTCCTCAGAACCGGTTTTGATCAGATCCGAACTGGTCCACTTAACTACCTCATCTTCCTTGCCGGGCGAGTGATGGACGATCCGGTATTTCTTTTTCTTGCTGTCGATCAGGAATGCGTAACCTTGCTGTAGCGGTGTCGGATTGCTGTGAAACACGATCCCGTAACCAAGCCGCGAATCGGCATTATCCACGTTTTTCAACGTAACGGAGGTGTTCGCCTGTTCCGTCTGTGCTGTATCCTTCGGGGCGGCGAGGACGTAGTAATAGCCCTTTTGTTTGGCTGCCATCACAAAGTCCGACCCTGACATTTCGGTCGTCCCAAACGCCGAAAATGGCCGCACCCATTCGGATAGATCTACTTTTTCAACCGTCGAACGGTCCGAAGTCGGTCCCGGATCGGTTGACGGCGAACTTGACGGAGTCGTCGTCGACTTCCGTCCCTGATTTGTCGAGGTATTGCTCCTGTTGGTCGCGGTATTAGATTCGATCTCGGCCTGCGAGCCGACAAAGATCAGAAGTCCTATTCCACCGCCGCCGCAGATCAGTACCACAAGACCAAGTATCCCGACGACCCACATCCACGTCTTCGACGATTTTTTCGGCTGCATCGAATACTGACCCGGCTGCTGTTGCTGCTGCGGTGCCGTATTCCAACCGCCCGGCTGCACTTGCTGGCTGGGCATTGACGGATTCGGCTGTGTCGGCCGCACTTGGTTCATCATGACCGTTTCGGGCATTGCCGCACCTCCGGCCTGATTCAATACACTCCCGTCATCGAGACAGAAGTTAAGATTTTCGTCAGTATATGTTTTATTGCATCGTGGACAGATCTTCATTGTAGTAATTACCTCGGGTCGGCTGCGACAGCATTCGAATTGCAAGTATTATACGCATTGACCGCCAAAAGTGCGACTATTGGAAAACGTAATTTTTAATTGATATGTTCCGCCGAAGTGGATCGGCCGGCTAAAGCGAGATACCGCAGCGGCCGCAAAACTTGATATGTGCCGGATAGTTGTTGCCGCATCGACGGCAAAGCCGCTCGGCTTGTGCGGGGAGCGGATTTTGGTAGGTTGATGTAAATCCAACGGCAATGCTGGTCGGTTGGACCTGCGGAGCGGTGTTCAAACCGCATCGGCCGCAAAAACGGGCGCCGTCCTGTAGCCTCGCCGCACACCTTGGGCACGGAAATGTCCCACCCGCCTCTCCGGGGCTGACCATAATAAATGAACCGCTACCACAGCGTCCGCAAAATTTGACGCCTTCGGCAAACCGCGAATTGCAATTAGAGCACGCGACGATGCCGGGCATTACGCTCGACTGCGGCGCACCGGCGGAGCTTGTGCCCTGCGACGACGAAGGTTGGCTCGCGGTCCCGTGCTCCGGCCTGAGTTGGGCCTGGATCACCTGCTCATTGGCTCCCTCGCGAACCTCTATCACACGCTCGTCATCTCGCTCACCGGCCTTCGAGACGCGCAGGATATGCTGCCCGGCCGGAATGTTTGTCAGGACGACTCGGCCTGAGCTGCCGACACTTCCCTTTCGCTCGTCGTTGACATAGACCTCAGAATTTACCGGTGCCAGCACCACTAGCCGCGAAACGCCCGCCTTTTTGCTCTCGTCGACATCCTCGGCGGCCTCCTCAAGCTCCGACATCCATATTGCGACCGAGGCCGGACGCTTTTTGGGATCGATCTCGAGGGCGTGCATTATCACACGCTCGACATCCGTTGGGATGTCCGATCTGATCGTCGATAGCGGCGCCGGCGTGTGCATTATCTTTTGCATCACTAGCTGCATCAAATCGCCTGTAAATGGCGTTTTGCCGCCAAGCATCAGATATGCGATCGTTCCGAGCGCGTAGAGGTCAGCCCGCGTATCAACGCCCATCTCCGGCTGCATCTGCTCCGGCGACATAAATTCCGGCGTCCCGATGATCCCGCGAGAAGATGGCGTGGCATTCGAACTAGCATCAGTGACCGTCTGATTGACGATCTTTGCAAGGCCAAAGTCGCCGACCTTTACGAAGCCGTCGCCGCCCTTTCCCTTCTGCATAATGAAGATATTGGCGGGCTTGAGATCCCTGTGGAGAATATTGAGGTCGTGGGCGGCATCGACGCCGTCGGCGATCTGACGCAAAAGCCGTACGGCACGCTTGACGGGCAGTGTTCCCTCGCGTCGAAGCAACCGGTGGAGCGTCTCGCCCTCGACATATTCCATCACCAAATAGAAAATG encodes:
- a CDS encoding DUF4190 domain-containing protein, whose product is MKQCPRCNKSYVDEHLNFCLDDGELLMQLTDQTRSRAFDDSPPTVMMNDPRVTNPANWQPSPPPVLWQDQSNIQPQYNSPAFSQSKDQVLPTISLVLGILSFVMVCCYGGIWLGLPAAIIGFLGMKNADNDPTRYGGRGLAIGGMVLGVVAFLASIVFLFIGIIAS
- a CDS encoding protein kinase, with the protein product MRVSLNVVAGPQTGRSFTFDQHDTFMIGRSDDAQFCLPHDRFFSRHHCLIEIAPPQAFLRDLGSTNGTFVNGLRVETAYLRSGDRIQGGETVLEVEVSADPAEVALAARMGNQTHPSEVAVSCLNCGAPSNVEASSPETKLTYVCDACRERLKKNPQPIPHYQMIRVIGQGGMGSVMLARSEKNGQAVAIKTLLPEVAVSDQSLKRFLREIEVASSLVHPNIVSYIEHGTHNGIVYLVTEFIAGMDASRLAKHRGGKLGYREVVQIIEQTLAALDFAHSLGFVHRDIKEQNILIEGEFPSSQAKLTDFGLSKSYKQTGMSGVTMVGDVAGTIAYMPPEQVRDFKEVRPPSDLYAVGMTAYSLLTGAHALDIGPKAGISETVKAIFEKPIIPIAQRIPDIPIKIAAVFETALAKQVELRWSNAAAMREALLRAAAEL
- a CDS encoding protein kinase, coding for MRECPKCELCFPDESATCPTDSVPTRVSLPGSQLLAGRYFLESRLGRGAMGQVYLARDKKFDTRMVAVKTVRQDILSSDDLQEGEAIARFEREAQAAASIQHPNTVSVTDFGETSEGIFYLVMEYVEGETLHRLLRREGTLPVKRAVRLLRQIADGVDAAHDLNILHRDLKPANIFIMQKGKGGDGFVKVGDFGLAKIVNQTVTDASSNATPSSRGIIGTPEFMSPEQMQPEMGVDTRADLYALGTIAYLMLGGKTPFTGDLMQLVMQKIMHTPAPLSTIRSDIPTDVERVIMHALEIDPKKRPASVAIWMSELEEAAEDVDESKKAGVSRLVVLAPVNSEVYVNDERKGSVGSSGRVVLTNIPAGQHILRVSKAGERDDERVIEVREGANEQVIQAQLRPEHGTASQPSSSQGTSSAGAPQSSVMPGIVACSNCNSRFAEGVKFCGRCGSGSFIMVSPGEAGGTFPCPRCAARLQDGARFCGRCGLNTAPQVQPTSIAVGFTSTYQNPLPAQAERLCRRCGNNYPAHIKFCGRCGISL
- a CDS encoding O-antigen ligase family protein; this encodes MNNDISKRLFDHLPIANAAWWLTLIAIFSIGFMKPLIFVSNQRLSPVDLLFPLTALLVLASMIVGQISVKFDRSYLYFGAYFGAMLISSIFSLDPTLSFKKLLGEAYLIGLAVLVIVQTTTDSRFRQVSLAWLAGAGVTVFVAFISVILYYFAPGNWLLQYTLYSYGSVPVINFPRISSTMVSASMFCNYLTVGIAIAFVANTKGWIGKWVFRVAVILMILAAISTISIGIGGVFLVLGICIYTTSSIPRARFRRYSMFAAVIIAVVFYLSSFVALKPHSTSPYSFDLPIIGNVQPSPRTLVWTAVLQTIAADPIVGKGLDQPVCAVRFENTDGSYSMLTDAHNIYLSVAGQNGFVGLAALLALIAFLWRIGYRSDDVAVRLLWAAFVSAFIYQGFIGAYEDARHLWVLIGLLVAVSKLGSSTQESLAHCSGV